A single region of the Chryseobacterium sp. 6424 genome encodes:
- a CDS encoding amidohydrolase has protein sequence MKKILLLATLSASFFLNAQKKADLIITNAKIYTVNKNFDQAEALAVYDGKIIAVGKSKDILKKYTSKNTQDLQGKTVYPGFIDAHCHFTGYATDKWKCELWGTKSWDEIITKITAYAKQSQMEWVYGRSWDQNDWPIKEFPDKKRLDELFPDRPVYLKRVDGHAAIANQKALDIAGITAGTTVQGGEIEMKNGRLTGILIDNAMLLVEKHIPELDDETAIQYFSDLQKTCFSYGLTSLHDCGITTHTFSLLEKAQQQNKLDMKIFALLEDNPASYDEWIKKGRFTNGNITFGGYKVYSDGALGSRGACLVHDYSDKKGWKGFLLSDQRHFENLARRLKDSNLQMCTHAIGDSANATILKIYGDVLGIENNRRWRIEHAQIVQEKDFALFGRYSIIPSVQPTHATSDMYWAEERLGKDRLKHSYAYADLLKQNGWLPLGTDFPVEEINPLKTFYAAVARKDAKNFPAGGFQKENALTREQALRGMTIWAAKAAFQEDQLGSLEVGKSADFVILNQDLMKIEENSILHTKVLETYASGKKVH, from the coding sequence ATGAAAAAAATACTCCTTTTAGCCACGCTGTCAGCATCGTTTTTTTTGAATGCACAGAAGAAAGCGGATCTTATCATCACCAATGCCAAAATTTATACCGTCAATAAAAACTTCGATCAGGCAGAAGCCCTGGCTGTATATGATGGAAAAATCATCGCAGTGGGAAAAAGTAAGGACATTCTAAAGAAATATACTTCAAAAAATACCCAAGACCTTCAGGGGAAAACGGTTTACCCGGGCTTTATCGACGCCCACTGTCATTTTACAGGATATGCGACCGATAAGTGGAAGTGTGAACTTTGGGGAACAAAGTCCTGGGACGAAATCATCACGAAAATTACCGCTTACGCTAAGCAAAGCCAGATGGAATGGGTGTATGGCAGAAGCTGGGACCAAAATGATTGGCCAATTAAAGAGTTTCCGGACAAAAAAAGGCTCGATGAACTGTTCCCGGACCGCCCGGTTTACCTGAAAAGAGTTGACGGACATGCGGCCATTGCCAACCAAAAAGCTTTGGATATCGCCGGCATTACTGCCGGTACAACAGTGCAGGGCGGCGAAATAGAAATGAAAAACGGCCGTCTTACCGGAATTTTAATTGATAACGCCATGCTTTTAGTTGAAAAACACATCCCTGAACTGGATGATGAAACGGCGATTCAGTATTTCTCGGATCTGCAAAAAACATGCTTCTCTTACGGTCTTACGTCGCTGCACGACTGCGGAATCACCACTCATACCTTCTCATTATTAGAGAAAGCGCAGCAACAGAATAAACTGGATATGAAGATATTTGCCCTGCTCGAAGACAATCCTGCTTCGTATGATGAATGGATTAAAAAAGGCAGATTTACAAATGGCAATATTACGTTTGGTGGTTATAAAGTCTATTCTGATGGGGCCTTGGGATCGCGCGGTGCGTGTCTGGTACATGATTATTCTGATAAAAAAGGTTGGAAAGGCTTTTTGCTTAGTGATCAACGACATTTCGAAAATTTAGCCAGAAGATTGAAAGACAGCAACCTGCAGATGTGTACCCACGCCATCGGAGACTCTGCCAACGCTACGATACTGAAGATTTACGGCGATGTTCTAGGTATTGAAAACAACAGAAGATGGCGTATTGAACATGCGCAGATCGTACAGGAAAAAGATTTCGCTTTATTCGGCAGGTATTCCATCATTCCGTCTGTACAGCCTACCCATGCCACTTCCGACATGTACTGGGCTGAAGAGCGTTTGGGCAAAGACCGTCTGAAGCATTCCTACGCCTATGCCGATTTGCTGAAACAAAACGGTTGGTTGCCCCTGGGGACCGATTTTCCGGTGGAGGAAATCAATCCTTTAAAGACTTTTTATGCTGCGGTTGCCCGTAAAGACGCTAAGAATTTCCCGGCAGGTGGTTTTCAGAAAGAAAATGCATTGACCAGAGAACAGGCATTGCGGGGGATGACGATTTGGGCGGCCAAAGCTGCGTTTCAGGAAGACCAGCTTGGCAGTCTGGAGGTAGGTAAATCTGCGGATTTTGTGATTCTGAATCAGGACCTGATGAAAATTGAAGAGAACAGCATCCTACATACTAAAGTGCTGGAAACTTACGCGAGCGGCAAAAAAGTACACTGA
- a CDS encoding lipopolysaccharide biosynthesis protein, with the protein MSVVARQGFKYSVVGYLGFLLGTFSAIFVFPYDMEFYGKLRYVLPTAEMLLPIVVFGISFSNVKFFTKTHSDGKHQNFLSLSLAGITLNFIIFTAGYFAANYIFPSLQQTEMWQMKRLILPLILVLAFSTVFNKYLSNFKRIVIPNIFENLLPKLANLGAFCLFFFLGFPEKAAYAFFVGMFVVGLLGYVYYTNRLERLQPDFSIEYIKKDALWKQVLNYSFYGFLGNIGNFIAVRIDSVMIGEYIGFEPNGVYNTLYSIISLITVPAMGLYSISAPLINKHLAENELEELDRMHKKSSLVLFFLGLVLLSCVLVGFPYLTHFIKNGELLRQSEPVIWVLGFAMLFDLATGFNGHIISLSKYYRFNIIVMLFLAITTVSLNFYFISNTNLELLGIAIATAISLTLFNIAKISFNYWKFRVFPLTIEMIYALIIGTLGITLAILLPSFESSLLNLFYKPAFVLTLFLIGNYFLKIFPLGDYLNKDFLKSLFKF; encoded by the coding sequence ATGAGTGTAGTTGCACGTCAGGGATTCAAGTATTCAGTCGTTGGTTATCTGGGTTTTTTGCTCGGAACGTTTTCGGCAATCTTTGTCTTCCCTTATGATATGGAGTTTTACGGGAAACTGCGTTATGTACTCCCGACTGCCGAAATGCTGCTGCCCATTGTGGTATTCGGGATCTCTTTTTCTAATGTGAAGTTTTTCACGAAAACACATTCCGACGGTAAACACCAGAATTTCCTCTCGCTTTCCCTTGCAGGTATTACGCTTAATTTCATCATCTTCACGGCGGGCTACTTTGCGGCCAACTATATCTTCCCGTCCTTACAGCAAACGGAAATGTGGCAAATGAAACGCCTCATTTTACCTTTGATTCTTGTATTGGCTTTCAGTACGGTTTTTAACAAGTATCTTTCAAATTTCAAAAGGATTGTCATCCCAAATATTTTTGAAAACCTACTCCCGAAACTTGCCAACCTTGGGGCATTCTGCCTGTTTTTTTTCTTAGGCTTTCCGGAGAAGGCCGCGTATGCTTTTTTCGTTGGGATGTTCGTAGTAGGGCTCTTAGGTTATGTGTATTACACCAACCGATTGGAAAGGCTGCAGCCAGATTTTTCTATTGAATACATTAAAAAAGACGCACTATGGAAACAGGTACTGAATTACAGTTTCTACGGTTTTCTGGGAAATATCGGCAACTTCATCGCTGTACGTATTGATAGTGTAATGATTGGCGAATACATCGGTTTCGAGCCTAATGGTGTATATAACACGCTTTACTCTATCATTTCGTTAATTACGGTGCCGGCCATGGGGCTCTACAGTATATCTGCCCCGCTTATCAACAAGCATCTGGCAGAAAACGAACTGGAGGAACTTGACAGGATGCACAAAAAATCTTCCTTAGTGCTCTTTTTCCTTGGGCTGGTGCTGCTTTCGTGTGTATTGGTGGGCTTCCCGTATCTTACCCATTTTATCAAAAACGGTGAGTTGCTGCGTCAATCAGAGCCTGTGATTTGGGTTTTGGGATTTGCGATGCTTTTCGATCTGGCTACCGGTTTCAATGGGCACATTATCTCGCTGTCAAAATATTACCGCTTTAACATCATTGTCATGTTGTTCTTGGCGATTACTACGGTTTCGCTTAATTTTTACTTTATAAGCAATACAAATCTGGAGTTGCTCGGTATCGCCATAGCTACGGCTATTTCGCTGACGCTTTTCAATATTGCTAAAATCAGTTTCAATTATTGGAAATTCCGGGTGTTTCCATTGACGATTGAGATGATATATGCCCTGATCATCGGAACTTTAGGTATTACTTTGGCCATTTTGCTGCCTTCTTTCGAGAGCAGCCTGCTGAATCTTTTCTACAAACCTGCGTTTGTACTGACGCTGTTTTTAATCGGCAATTATTTTTTGAAAATTTTCCCGCTCGGTGATTATCTGAACAAAGACTTCCTGAAAAGCCTGTTTAAATTTTAA
- a CDS encoding alpha-amylase family glycosyl hydrolase, with product MKKILYLASVLALFSCSTLQKKQAQTFSWEGANMYFLLTDRFANGDTTNDVNFNRTEKAAVLRGFEGGDLRGIIQKIDDNYFTDLGVNAIWMTPIVEQIHAATDEGTGKTYGFHGYWAKDWTALDPNFGTKADLKELVEKAHAKGIRIVLDAVINHTGPVTQADPVFPASWVRTSPTCTYNNYQSTTACTLVANLPDILTESDAPADLPPMLVEKWKKEGRYDAEIQSLNEFFARTGYPKAPKYYIMKWLADYVEQFGIDGYRVDTVKHTNEDVWKDFHKVCQEAFDIYKRKNPSKVLDNQLFFMVGEVYGYGISQKQTYDFGDKKVNYYQNGFKSLINFDFKGDANKSYEELFSNYSKILYGDLNGKTVMNYLTSHDDGSPFDKDRRKTYESATKLLLAPGISQIYYGDETARSLTLEGASGDATLRSNMNWSDVQYNPGTQKLLQHYQKLGRFRANHPAIGAGVHQMMSSAPYWFSRTYGEDKVVVGLGQHSGIKEVTVNGVFSNGTRLQDAYSGKTTKVTNGKVVIDTEFSVVLLEQL from the coding sequence ATGAAAAAAATTCTGTATCTGGCTTCCGTATTGGCTTTGTTCTCATGTTCAACACTTCAGAAAAAGCAAGCGCAAACTTTCAGTTGGGAAGGGGCTAATATGTATTTCCTGCTTACCGATCGGTTTGCAAATGGCGACACTACCAATGATGTAAATTTTAACAGAACAGAAAAAGCAGCAGTATTGCGTGGTTTCGAAGGAGGCGATTTGCGTGGTATCATTCAGAAGATTGATGACAATTACTTCACTGACCTGGGTGTAAATGCCATCTGGATGACACCAATCGTGGAACAGATTCATGCCGCTACCGACGAGGGTACCGGCAAGACTTACGGTTTTCATGGGTATTGGGCTAAAGACTGGACAGCGCTGGATCCTAACTTCGGTACAAAAGCAGATCTAAAGGAATTGGTAGAAAAAGCGCACGCCAAAGGCATCCGTATCGTGCTGGATGCGGTCATCAACCATACAGGTCCGGTGACGCAGGCAGATCCGGTTTTCCCGGCTTCTTGGGTACGAACTTCACCAACCTGTACTTATAACAATTATCAAAGTACGACTGCCTGTACGCTGGTGGCAAACTTGCCGGATATTTTAACTGAATCTGATGCGCCTGCTGATTTGCCGCCAATGTTGGTGGAAAAATGGAAGAAAGAAGGCCGATATGACGCCGAAATACAGTCGCTGAACGAATTTTTTGCCCGAACCGGTTATCCTAAAGCACCGAAATATTATATCATGAAATGGCTGGCGGATTATGTGGAGCAGTTTGGTATCGATGGGTACCGGGTAGATACCGTAAAACATACCAATGAGGATGTTTGGAAGGATTTTCACAAAGTCTGCCAAGAAGCCTTCGATATCTATAAGCGTAAGAACCCCTCGAAGGTGTTGGATAACCAGTTATTCTTCATGGTAGGCGAAGTGTACGGTTACGGCATTTCTCAAAAACAGACTTACGACTTCGGTGATAAAAAAGTGAATTATTACCAAAACGGTTTCAAATCGCTGATTAATTTTGATTTTAAAGGGGATGCGAATAAATCTTATGAAGAGCTTTTTTCAAATTATTCTAAAATATTATACGGTGATCTTAACGGTAAAACTGTGATGAATTATCTGACCTCGCATGATGATGGCTCGCCGTTCGACAAAGACCGCCGAAAAACCTATGAATCGGCTACGAAACTACTTTTGGCACCAGGGATTTCGCAAATTTACTACGGTGACGAAACAGCGCGCAGCCTCACTCTCGAAGGCGCGTCGGGCGATGCCACATTGCGCAGCAATATGAACTGGAGCGACGTACAGTACAACCCTGGCACCCAAAAACTCCTACAGCATTACCAGAAATTAGGGCGTTTCCGTGCCAACCATCCGGCGATTGGTGCCGGCGTTCATCAAATGATGAGCAGTGCACCCTATTGGTTCAGCCGAACGTATGGGGAAGATAAAGTGGTTGTCGGATTGGGTCAACATTCTGGTATTAAGGAAGTTACAGTAAATGGTGTTTTCAGTAACGGAACCAGGCTCCAGGACGCGTATTCAGGCAAAACTACCAAAGTTACCAATGGAAAAGTAGTTATCGATACTGAGTTTTCGGTTGTATTGCTGGAGCAACTGTAA
- a CDS encoding DEAD/DEAH box helicase: MNLFTETNLSPEILKAIGELGYESPTEIQKQTIPFISTDIRDLIALAQTGTGKTAAFSLPILDMIDDGSRKIQLLVLCPTRELCLQITKDIKNYSKYMPNLKTTAVYGGSSIMDQIRSLREKPQIIVGTPGRVIDLINRKALDFSEIQWLVLDEADEMLSMGFKDDLETILSETPDTKQTYLFSATMNKEVERISKNYLTSPHRISVGSINEVKKNIKHEYYVVGYRHKKEALKRLIDANPNQYSILFCRTRMETQEVADFLMQNGYAADALHGDLSQAQRDTVMKKFRLKNIDILVATDVAARGLDVNSLTHVIHYSLPDDPEVFVHRSGRTGRAGKDGISMALIKPEEQRKLKQIKSTTKIDIQEKKIPTGEAIIKAQVAGVFEELFTEHEEFFTFDDALIPDLSAFSKEELVHKLLQLQLRDLAMYYKDKNDLAEQKFNADDRGDSRRDRARDRDRDRGRDRDRGDRRENSREGGREARDRKPKRNNGDMVRFFFNLGKKDHLKKIDMLDIINKSTSKSKKRPDIGEIEILEKFSFFEVEKSYKDEVLRGLQTLKFKGKEMRAEVAN, from the coding sequence ATGAATTTATTTACGGAAACCAATTTAAGCCCTGAAATCCTGAAGGCAATTGGCGAACTGGGCTACGAAAGCCCCACAGAAATCCAAAAACAGACCATTCCATTCATCTCTACAGATATTCGCGATCTTATCGCACTTGCGCAGACTGGGACGGGCAAAACAGCAGCTTTTTCGCTTCCGATTTTGGATATGATTGACGATGGTAGTCGCAAAATCCAACTTTTGGTGCTTTGTCCGACAAGAGAACTGTGTCTTCAGATTACGAAAGACATTAAAAATTATTCTAAATACATGCCCAACCTCAAAACTACAGCGGTATATGGGGGCAGCAGTATTATGGATCAGATCCGCTCACTTCGTGAAAAACCACAGATCATCGTGGGAACACCGGGCCGTGTGATCGACCTTATCAACAGAAAAGCGCTTGATTTTTCTGAAATTCAGTGGCTCGTTTTAGATGAAGCTGATGAAATGCTTTCAATGGGTTTCAAAGATGATTTGGAAACCATCTTAAGCGAAACGCCGGATACCAAACAGACTTATCTTTTCTCAGCTACGATGAACAAAGAGGTTGAGAGGATTTCAAAGAACTATCTTACTTCGCCGCACCGTATTTCGGTAGGTTCCATCAACGAGGTGAAGAAAAACATCAAGCACGAATATTATGTGGTAGGTTACCGTCACAAGAAAGAAGCCTTAAAAAGACTTATCGACGCAAACCCTAACCAATACTCGATTCTCTTCTGTCGCACGCGTATGGAAACGCAGGAAGTCGCGGACTTCCTTATGCAGAACGGCTACGCCGCGGATGCGCTACACGGCGACCTTTCGCAGGCGCAGCGTGACACGGTGATGAAGAAATTCAGACTGAAAAACATCGATATCCTTGTAGCAACCGACGTTGCCGCGCGTGGTTTGGATGTGAATTCTTTGACGCACGTAATCCATTATTCACTCCCAGATGACCCTGAAGTTTTCGTTCACCGAAGTGGAAGAACCGGTAGAGCAGGGAAAGACGGAATTTCGATGGCACTCATAAAGCCAGAGGAACAGCGTAAACTGAAACAGATAAAATCTACCACAAAGATTGATATTCAGGAGAAAAAGATCCCCACCGGCGAAGCGATTATCAAAGCGCAGGTTGCGGGCGTTTTCGAAGAACTTTTCACCGAACATGAAGAATTTTTCACCTTTGATGACGCCCTGATTCCGGATCTTTCGGCGTTCTCGAAAGAAGAATTGGTGCACAAGCTTCTTCAGCTTCAGCTTCGCGACCTAGCGATGTATTATAAAGACAAAAATGACCTAGCGGAGCAAAAATTCAATGCGGACGACCGTGGCGACAGCCGCAGAGATCGTGCGCGTGACAGAGATAGAGACCGTGGCAGAGACCGTGATCGCGGAGACCGCAGAGAGAACTCCCGTGAGGGCGGACGCGAGGCCAGAGACCGTAAACCCAAAAGAAATAACGGCGATATGGTAAGGTTTTTCTTCAATCTTGGTAAGAAAGATCATCTGAAGAAGATTGATATGCTGGATATCATCAACAAATCGACCTCGAAATCAAAAAAACGCCCGGATATCGGTGAGATAGAAATCCTGGAGAAATTCTCTTTCTTCGAAGTGGAGAAATCTTATAAAGATGAAGTCCTTCGTGGCCTACAAACGCTTAAATTCAAAGGGAAGGAAATGCGCGCCGAGGTGGCTAACTAA
- a CDS encoding DUF2461 domain-containing protein, with translation MAVTITNATLSFLRQLAKNNHREWFIEHKDEYQQARQNVVDFTEALIEKTAEFDEEIIKTDANKALFRIYRDTRFSLDKTPYKTNFGIGLGFKRANGSAGYYLHIEPGKSFAAGGIYQPENAVLKNIRKEISLNGEQFRRIIEQDEFRNNFRGLSVEHKLKRIPAGFEKDDPMAEYLKLKSFNVNHPVSDDILMQENATDEIARIFGSIKPLNDFLNTALR, from the coding sequence ATGGCTGTTACAATAACCAATGCTACCCTTAGTTTTTTGCGCCAACTGGCTAAAAACAATCATCGTGAATGGTTTATAGAACATAAGGATGAATATCAGCAAGCCAGGCAAAACGTAGTAGATTTTACAGAAGCGCTGATTGAAAAAACCGCCGAATTCGATGAGGAAATTATAAAAACGGATGCCAACAAGGCACTTTTCAGGATTTACCGCGACACCCGTTTCTCACTTGATAAAACACCTTACAAAACCAATTTCGGTATAGGACTTGGGTTTAAAAGAGCTAATGGGAGCGCCGGTTACTATCTTCACATCGAGCCAGGAAAGTCATTTGCGGCTGGTGGCATCTATCAACCCGAAAATGCTGTGTTGAAAAATATTCGTAAAGAAATTTCGCTCAACGGTGAACAATTCCGAAGGATTATCGAACAGGATGAATTCCGCAACAACTTCCGGGGTCTAAGTGTGGAACATAAACTCAAACGTATTCCTGCGGGCTTTGAGAAAGATGATCCTATGGCTGAATATCTGAAGTTAAAAAGCTTCAATGTCAATCACCCCGTCTCAGATGATATTTTGATGCAAGAAAACGCTACGGACGAAATCGCACGCATCTTCGGTAGCATAAAACCGCTGAATGACTTTCTAAATACCGCTTTAAGATAA